In the Alistipes provencensis genome, GCCGATTTGTCATTGCAGGTGGGCATTGGCCTCACGAACCCCGCCCGCCAGCGAGGGATACACCCGCACTTCGACACCCGCCTCGCGCAGGGTCTGCGCCCCGCGGCAGCAGACGAAACGGTCGGGTTCGTACAACGCAAAGACCACGCGGGCAAAGCCGTGGCGCAGGATCAACTGCGTGCAGCTCTCGGGTTCGCTGCTGCGCTGCGAACAGGGCTCCATCGAGGAGTAGATCGCCGCACCGCGCAAGTCGGCTCCGGCGTCCAGCGCCTTGCGGATGGCCTCCTGCTCGGCGTGGTGCGTGGGCGAAGTCTCGTGGGTATGGCCCGTGAACGTGCGTCCGTCCGTCAGCACGACCACCGCCCCCACGCAATACGAGGTGGCGCTCGGCGTGCAGAGCCGTCCCGCGGCGACCGCCTGCGCCAGATAGCCGAGGTCTTCGGCCGTGGTGTCGGGACGGAGCGTGCAGGTCGTGACCTCCATGCCGTCCACCTCCTCGTGCCGGCATTCGGCGCCCGGCGGAGGTGTGAACACGAACCGCGCACCTCCCCTTTCGGGCCCGAGCGTCAACTGCGGATTGACCGCCCGGCGCACCTCGTCGGCCATCCCTTCGGCAAGGAACATTCCGAGTATCCGTGCGCCCCCTTCGACCAGCAAACTTTCGACGCCGCGCTTTTCCAACTCGGTGACAATGTAACCGGTCGTTATTGAACCGTCGGTTGAGATAACCTCCGCAATATCCTCTAATTCGGGAATTTCCGTTTGCGAGAAAACATAACGGTCGGCATCTCCCTCGGTGAAGAACCGCATCGCCGGGGAGAGCCCACCCGAACGGGTGACGGTGACTTTCGCCAGATCGGGACGCACTCCCCGTGCCCGCCGCAGTTCGCGGACGGCGGGATCGCGCAGCAACAAGGCGGGATTGTCGCGCCGCAGCGTTTCGGCCCCGACGAGGATGGCGTCGTGCGCGGCACGCAGCCGCATCACCGCCTTCCAGTCCCCGGGAGTCGAGATCATGAGCCGTTCGGGACTGTTGTCGTCCAGATAACCGTCGGCCGTCGTGGCAAATGAAAGAGTTACTCGCATCGCTTCAAGGTGAACAGGGTGACTTCGGGCCATGCGCCCAGTCGCATGGGGTATGCAACATATCCCGT is a window encoding:
- a CDS encoding dihydrofolate reductase family protein; amino-acid sequence: MRVTLSFATTADGYLDDNSPERLMISTPGDWKAVMRLRAAHDAILVGAETLRRDNPALLLRDPAVRELRRARGVRPDLAKVTVTRSGGLSPAMRFFTEGDADRYVFSQTEIPELEDIAEVISTDGSITTGYIVTELEKRGVESLLVEGGARILGMFLAEGMADEVRRAVNPQLTLGPERGGARFVFTPPPGAECRHEEVDGMEVTTCTLRPDTTAEDLGYLAQAVAAGRLCTPSATSYCVGAVVVLTDGRTFTGHTHETSPTHHAEQEAIRKALDAGADLRGAAIYSSMEPCSQRSSEPESCTQLILRHGFARVVFALYEPDRFVCCRGAQTLREAGVEVRVYPSLAGGVREANAHLQ